In a genomic window of Streptomyces koelreuteriae:
- the dut gene encoding dUTP diphosphatase: MSPASRQPLDVLIRRVDPDVPLPSYAQPGDAGADLRTTEACQLEPGERAVLPTGVSVALPEGYAAFVHPRSGLAARCGVALVNAPGTVDAGYRGEIKVIVVNLDPREAVRFERFDRIAQLVVQQVEKVRFQEVAKLPDSARAEGGFGSTGGHAAVDGTSGTSGQAALGGRTGGNRYASVVSDREGQ, from the coding sequence ATGAGCCCCGCGAGCCGTCAGCCCCTGGACGTGCTGATCCGGCGCGTCGACCCGGACGTACCCCTTCCGTCGTATGCGCAGCCCGGTGACGCGGGAGCCGATCTGCGCACCACCGAGGCGTGTCAACTGGAGCCGGGCGAGCGGGCCGTGCTGCCCACGGGCGTGTCTGTGGCGCTGCCGGAGGGGTACGCGGCCTTCGTGCACCCGCGATCCGGTCTGGCCGCGCGCTGCGGCGTCGCCCTGGTGAATGCCCCGGGGACGGTTGATGCCGGGTACCGTGGGGAGATCAAGGTGATCGTGGTGAATCTCGACCCGCGCGAGGCCGTGCGGTTCGAGCGCTTCGACCGGATTGCCCAACTGGTAGTCCAGCAGGTCGAGAAGGTTCGCTTCCAAGAGGTGGCAAAACTTCCCGACTCGGCGCGGGCCGAGGGGGGCTTCGGGTCCACCGGAGGCCATGCGGCGGTGGACGGGACGAGCGGCACAAGCGGTCAGGCCGCCCTGGGCGGTCGGACGGGTGGGAATCGATACGCTTCGGTCGTATCCGACCGGGAAGGACAGTGA
- a CDS encoding response regulator transcription factor, with the protein MRVLVVEDEQLLADAVATGLRREAMAVDVVYDGAAALERIGVNDYDVVVLDRDLPLVHGDDVCRKIVELGMPTRVLMLTASGDVSDRVEGLEIGADDYLPKPFAFSELIARVRALGRRTSVPLPPVLERSGIKLDPNRREVFRDGKEVQLAPKEFAVLEVLMRSEGAVVSAEQLLEKAWDENTDPFTNVVRVTVMTLRRKLGEPPVIVTVPGSGYRI; encoded by the coding sequence GTGCGCGTACTCGTCGTCGAGGACGAGCAACTGCTCGCCGATGCGGTGGCCACCGGACTGCGCCGGGAGGCCATGGCCGTCGACGTCGTGTACGACGGTGCGGCCGCCCTGGAGCGCATCGGCGTCAACGACTACGACGTGGTCGTCCTCGACCGCGACCTCCCGCTCGTGCACGGCGACGACGTCTGCCGCAAGATCGTCGAGCTCGGCATGCCCACCCGCGTGCTGATGCTCACGGCCTCCGGCGATGTCAGCGACCGGGTCGAGGGCCTGGAGATCGGTGCCGACGACTATCTGCCCAAGCCCTTCGCGTTCAGCGAGCTCATCGCGCGCGTGCGGGCCCTCGGCCGGCGCACCAGCGTGCCCCTGCCGCCCGTGCTGGAGCGCTCCGGCATCAAGCTCGACCCCAACCGCCGCGAGGTCTTCCGCGACGGCAAGGAGGTCCAGCTCGCGCCCAAGGAGTTCGCCGTCCTCGAGGTGCTGATGCGCAGCGAGGGCGCCGTCGTCTCGGCGGAGCAGCTGCTGGAGAAGGCCTGGGACGAGAACACCGACCCGTTCACGAACGTCGTGCGGGTGACCGTCATGACCCTGCGCCGCAAGCTCGGCGAGCCGCCCGTCATCGTCACCGTCCCCGGCTCCGGCTACCGGATCTGA
- a CDS encoding PaaI family thioesterase gives MSRTSAALQPPADAVRPVRHPDAPAPGELLGAHYGQCFGCGGDQPHGLHLEARAGEGVSLTAEFTVRPAHQGAPGLAHGGVLATALDEALGSLNWLLRTIAVTGRLETDFVGPVPVGTTLHLQAEVTAVAGRKIYSTATGRVGGPDGPVAVRADALFVEVKVDHFVDHGRQEEIQAAMNDPDQVRRARAFEVNP, from the coding sequence GTGAGTCGTACATCCGCAGCTCTTCAGCCTCCGGCCGACGCCGTGCGACCGGTGCGGCATCCGGACGCTCCGGCGCCCGGTGAGCTCCTCGGCGCGCACTACGGCCAGTGCTTCGGCTGCGGTGGCGACCAGCCGCACGGGCTGCACCTGGAGGCGCGGGCCGGCGAGGGCGTGTCACTCACCGCCGAGTTCACCGTGCGGCCCGCCCACCAGGGCGCCCCCGGCCTCGCGCACGGCGGGGTGCTCGCCACCGCCCTGGACGAGGCCCTCGGCTCGCTGAACTGGCTGCTGCGCACGATCGCCGTGACCGGGCGACTGGAGACCGACTTCGTCGGGCCCGTGCCCGTCGGCACCACGCTGCACCTCCAGGCCGAGGTGACGGCGGTGGCCGGGCGGAAGATCTACTCGACCGCGACCGGACGCGTGGGAGGCCCCGACGGGCCCGTCGCCGTGCGCGCCGACGCGCTCTTCGTCGAGGTGAAGGTCGACCACTTCGTCGACCACGGCCGCCAGGAGGAGATCCAGGCGGCCATGAACGACCCGGACCAGGTCCGGCGCGCCCGTGCCTTCGAGGTGAATCCGTGA
- a CDS encoding sensor histidine kinase, whose protein sequence is MAATPAPPQAPPKPTWDPRRPAPPIPWLRPTIRIRLTLLYGGMFLIAGILLLSIIYLLAAQALNVGSELPFKIVEGKVTSDICNLPGQASPSEFNEAMNRCVNDQRQHALDNLLSRSLLALLGLAVIAFAFGYAMAGRVLSPLGRITRTARTVAGSDLSRRIELDGPDDELKELADTFDDMLERLQRAFTAQQRFVGNASHELRTPLAINRTLLEVHLSDPGAPVELQQLGKTLLATNERSEQLVEGLLLLARSDNQIVERGPVDLAEVASQAIDQVHGEAEDKGVRIRGEQKPAVVQGNGVLLERIALNLVQNAVRYNVAEDGWVEVTTEIQHGQAILVVSNTGPVVPAYEIDNLFEPFRRLRTERTGSDKGVGLGLSIVRSVARAHGGHIYAQPREGGGLVMRVTLPI, encoded by the coding sequence GTGGCAGCGACTCCCGCGCCCCCGCAGGCGCCCCCGAAGCCCACCTGGGACCCCAGAAGGCCCGCGCCGCCCATCCCGTGGCTGCGCCCGACCATCCGCATACGGCTCACGCTGCTCTACGGCGGCATGTTCCTGATCGCCGGCATCCTGCTGCTGTCGATCATCTACCTGCTGGCCGCGCAGGCGCTCAACGTGGGCAGCGAGCTGCCGTTCAAGATCGTCGAGGGCAAGGTCACCAGCGACATCTGCAATCTGCCCGGCCAGGCCTCGCCCAGCGAGTTCAACGAGGCCATGAACCGCTGCGTCAACGACCAGCGCCAGCACGCCCTGGACAACCTGCTCAGCCGCTCGCTCCTGGCCTTGCTGGGCCTGGCGGTCATCGCCTTCGCCTTCGGCTACGCGATGGCCGGCCGGGTCCTGTCGCCGCTGGGCCGCATCACCCGTACCGCCCGTACGGTGGCGGGCTCCGACCTGTCCCGCCGGATCGAGCTGGACGGCCCGGACGACGAGCTGAAGGAGCTGGCGGACACCTTCGACGACATGCTGGAGCGGCTGCAGCGCGCCTTCACCGCCCAGCAGCGCTTCGTCGGCAACGCCTCGCACGAGCTGCGGACGCCGCTGGCGATCAACCGCACGCTCCTGGAGGTGCATCTGTCCGACCCGGGCGCGCCGGTGGAGCTCCAGCAGCTCGGAAAAACGCTGCTGGCCACCAACGAGCGCAGCGAGCAGCTCGTCGAGGGCCTGCTGCTGCTCGCCCGCAGCGACAACCAGATCGTGGAGCGGGGGCCGGTGGACCTCGCCGAGGTCGCCTCGCAGGCGATCGACCAGGTGCACGGCGAGGCCGAGGACAAGGGCGTGCGGATCCGTGGCGAACAGAAGCCCGCGGTCGTCCAGGGCAACGGCGTGCTGCTGGAGCGGATCGCGCTCAACCTGGTGCAGAACGCCGTGCGCTACAACGTGGCCGAGGACGGCTGGGTCGAGGTCACCACCGAGATCCAGCACGGCCAGGCGATCCTGGTCGTCTCGAACACGGGCCCGGTCGTACCGGCGTACGAGATCGACAACCTCTTCGAGCCGTTCCGGCGGCTGCGCACGGAGCGCACGGGCAGCGACAAGGGCGTAGGCCTCGGCCTGTCCATCGTCCGGTCCGTGGCCCGGGCGCACGGCGGGCACATCTACGCCCAGCCGCGGGAGGGAGGTGGGCTCGTGATGCGAGTCACGCTGCCCATCTGA
- a CDS encoding MFS transporter codes for MPSPYRALFAAPGSKGFSAAGFLGRIPVSMMGIGVVTMISQLTGRYGLAGALSATIALSAAVAGPQVSRLVDQYGQRRVLRPATLISLAAATVLLFAAHYGWPDWVLFVACAGIGCVPSVGAMIRARWAALYRGTPHLHTAYSFESVVDEVCFVFGPIISIGLSTAWFPEAGPLLAACFLAAGVFWLTAQRATEPEPHPRERHGGGGSAIRAGGLQVLVATFVATGAIFGSVDVVTVAFADEEGHKAAASIVLALYAAGSCLAGMIFGLLHFAGAPERRWLLGVCAMAVSMIPLLLVGNLPFLAVALFVAGLSVAPTMVTTMSLIEEHVPRAQLTEGMTWVSTGLAVGVALGSSAAGWVIDAAGARAGYGVPVVAGAVAVAVGFLGFRRLKRPAPGRGGSVEQHSERKERHVA; via the coding sequence TTGCCCAGCCCTTACCGCGCTCTGTTCGCAGCCCCAGGCTCCAAGGGTTTCTCCGCCGCGGGCTTCCTCGGTCGCATCCCGGTGTCGATGATGGGCATCGGCGTGGTCACGATGATCTCGCAGCTCACCGGGCGCTACGGGCTGGCCGGCGCGCTTTCGGCGACCATCGCGCTCTCCGCCGCGGTGGCCGGGCCGCAGGTCTCCCGGCTGGTCGATCAGTACGGACAGCGGCGGGTGCTGCGCCCGGCGACCCTGATCTCGCTGGCCGCCGCGACCGTGCTGCTGTTCGCCGCGCACTACGGGTGGCCGGACTGGGTGCTGTTCGTGGCCTGCGCCGGCATCGGCTGCGTGCCGAGCGTCGGCGCGATGATCCGGGCCCGCTGGGCGGCCCTGTACCGGGGCACGCCGCACCTGCACACGGCGTACTCCTTCGAGTCCGTGGTGGACGAGGTGTGCTTCGTCTTCGGGCCGATCATCTCCATCGGCCTGTCCACGGCCTGGTTCCCGGAGGCCGGTCCGCTGCTCGCCGCCTGCTTCCTGGCGGCCGGCGTCTTCTGGCTGACCGCGCAGCGCGCCACCGAGCCCGAGCCTCACCCGCGCGAGCGGCACGGCGGCGGCGGTTCGGCGATCCGCGCGGGGGGTCTTCAGGTCCTGGTGGCCACGTTCGTGGCGACCGGGGCGATCTTCGGGTCGGTCGACGTGGTCACCGTGGCCTTCGCCGACGAGGAGGGACACAAGGCCGCCGCGAGCATCGTCCTCGCGCTGTACGCGGCGGGTTCCTGCCTGGCGGGCATGATCTTCGGGCTGCTGCACTTCGCCGGGGCGCCGGAACGTCGGTGGTTGCTGGGCGTGTGCGCCATGGCCGTGAGTATGATCCCCCTCCTACTGGTCGGAAACTTGCCGTTTCTGGCCGTGGCGCTGTTCGTTGCGGGTCTGTCCGTCGCTCCGACGATGGTCACGACGATGTCCCTCATCGAAGAGCACGTACCACGTGCGCAGCTCACCGAGGGCATGACCTGGGTGAGCACCGGGCTCGCGGTGGGAGTCGCACTCGGCTCCTCCGCGGCCGGCTGGGTGATCGACGCGGCCGGGGCACGTGCCGGGTACGGGGTTCCGGTGGTGGCCGGAGCCGTCGCGGTCGCGGTGGGTTTCCTGGGATTCCGCCGGCTCAAGCGGCCGGCTCCGGGTCGGGGAGGCTCCGTTGAGCAGCACAGCGAACGGAAAGAACGGCACGTGGCGTAA
- a CDS encoding D-arabinono-1,4-lactone oxidase: protein MSSTANGKNGTWRNWGGNVSARPARQVTPASVDELAAAVRQAAEDGLRVKAVGTGHSFTSIAATDGVLIRPQLLTGIRGIDRDAMTVTVEAGTPLKRLNMALAREGLSLTNMGDIMEQTVSGATSTGTHGTGRDSASIAAQIRGLELVTADGSVLSCSEKENPEVFAAARIGLGALGIVTAITFAVEPVFLLTAREEPMPFDRVLADFEELWAENEHFEFYWFPHTGSTNTKRNNRSAGPEKPVPQLQGWFEDEFLSNGVFQVANWVGRAVPATIPAIAQISSKALSARSYTDIPYKVFTSPRRVRFVEMEYAVQRAAVADALRELKAMVDRSGLRVSFPVEVRTAPADDITLSTASGRDTAYIAVHMFQGTPYQRYFTAAERILTAHEGRPHWGKVHTRDAEYFSRVYPRFGEFTELRDRLDPDRRFQNDYLRRVLGA from the coding sequence TTGAGCAGCACAGCGAACGGAAAGAACGGCACGTGGCGTAACTGGGGCGGCAACGTCTCCGCGCGTCCCGCGCGGCAGGTCACCCCGGCATCCGTCGACGAGCTGGCCGCCGCCGTGCGGCAGGCCGCCGAGGACGGACTGAGGGTGAAGGCCGTCGGCACGGGACATTCCTTCACGTCCATAGCCGCGACGGACGGCGTATTGATCCGCCCTCAACTGTTGACCGGCATACGCGGTATTGATCGCGATGCCATGACGGTCACGGTGGAGGCGGGCACCCCGCTCAAGAGGCTCAACATGGCCCTCGCGCGTGAGGGCCTGTCGCTCACCAACATGGGCGACATCATGGAGCAGACCGTCTCCGGCGCCACGAGCACGGGCACGCACGGCACGGGCCGCGACTCCGCCTCGATCGCCGCCCAGATCCGGGGACTGGAACTGGTCACCGCGGACGGCTCGGTCCTCAGCTGCTCCGAGAAGGAGAACCCGGAGGTCTTCGCGGCGGCCCGTATCGGCCTCGGGGCGCTGGGCATCGTCACCGCGATCACGTTCGCCGTCGAGCCGGTCTTCCTGCTCACGGCCCGCGAGGAACCGATGCCGTTCGACAGGGTCCTCGCCGACTTCGAGGAACTCTGGGCCGAGAACGAGCACTTCGAGTTCTACTGGTTCCCGCACACCGGCAGCACCAACACCAAGCGCAACAACCGCAGCGCGGGCCCGGAGAAGCCCGTGCCGCAGCTCCAGGGCTGGTTCGAGGACGAGTTCCTCTCCAACGGCGTCTTCCAGGTGGCCAACTGGGTCGGCCGCGCGGTGCCCGCCACGATCCCCGCGATCGCGCAGATCTCCAGCAAGGCGCTGTCCGCGCGGAGCTACACCGACATCCCTTACAAGGTCTTCACGTCTCCGCGCCGGGTGCGCTTCGTGGAGATGGAGTACGCCGTACAGCGCGCGGCCGTCGCGGACGCGCTGCGCGAGCTGAAGGCCATGGTCGACCGCTCGGGCCTGAGGGTCAGCTTCCCCGTCGAGGTGCGCACCGCTCCCGCCGACGACATCACGCTGTCCACCGCCTCGGGCCGCGACACCGCGTACATCGCCGTCCATATGTTCCAGGGCACGCCCTACCAGCGGTACTTCACCGCGGCCGAGCGCATCCTCACCGCCCACGAGGGCCGTCCGCACTGGGGCAAGGTCCACACCAGGGACGCCGAGTACTTCTCCCGGGTGTATCCGCGCTTCGGCGAGTTCACGGAGCTGCGGGACCGTCTCGACCCTGATCGGCGGTTCCAGAACGACTACTTGCGGCGGGTTCTGGGGGCGTAG
- a CDS encoding DUF3093 domain-containing protein, with amino-acid sequence MQLSAAPYEERLTAPRTWWLISFLVGVSMALLLLPFGTLPMLGGLAGGTAVAAVAASSYGAVRIRVVGDSLIAGEAKIPLAALGDSEVLDAEEARAWRTHKADPRAFLLLRAYIPTALRVKVTDPEDPTPYLYLSTREPERLAEALKTTKPGKPE; translated from the coding sequence ATGCAGCTCTCCGCCGCCCCGTACGAAGAACGCCTCACCGCCCCCCGGACCTGGTGGCTGATCTCGTTCCTCGTCGGCGTATCGATGGCCCTGCTCCTGCTGCCGTTCGGCACGCTGCCCATGCTCGGCGGCCTGGCCGGGGGCACCGCGGTCGCGGCCGTCGCCGCGAGTTCGTACGGCGCCGTCCGCATCCGTGTGGTGGGCGATTCGCTGATCGCGGGCGAGGCGAAGATCCCGCTGGCGGCGCTGGGCGACTCGGAGGTCCTGGACGCGGAGGAGGCGCGCGCCTGGCGCACGCACAAGGCCGACCCGCGCGCCTTTCTGCTGCTGCGCGCCTACATCCCCACGGCCCTGCGCGTGAAGGTCACGGACCCGGAGGACCCGACTCCGTACCTGTATCTGTCCACGCGCGAGCCGGAGCGTCTGGCGGAGGCGCTGAAGACCACGAAGCCGGGGAAGCCGGAGTAG
- a CDS encoding ferrochelatase, producing the protein MPDARDVTPYDALLLLSFGGPEGPDDVVPFLENVTRGRGIPKERLKEVGQHYFLFGGVSPINDQNRALLDALRKDFADHGLDLPVYWGNRNWAPYLTDTLREMVRDGRRRVLVLATSAYASYSGCRQYRENLADALAALESEGLELPRVDKLRHYFNHPGFLEPMIDGVLRSLAELDEDVRDGAHLAFSTHSIPTASADTSGPARDHGDGGAYVRQHLDAAKLIADAVRERTGVDHPWQLVYQSRSGAPHIPWLEPDICDHLEERHAAGVPAVVIAPIGFVSDHMEVLYDLDTEARAKAEELGLPMRRSATVGADPRFAAAVRELIVERAAAERGQEVTPCALGALGASHDLCPVGCCPARAPRPAAAGADSTYA; encoded by the coding sequence ATGCCAGACGCGCGCGATGTCACCCCCTACGACGCCCTGCTGCTGCTCTCCTTCGGCGGCCCGGAAGGCCCGGACGACGTGGTCCCGTTCCTGGAGAACGTGACGCGCGGGCGTGGCATCCCCAAGGAACGCCTCAAGGAAGTCGGGCAGCACTACTTCCTGTTCGGCGGGGTCAGCCCCATCAACGACCAGAACCGCGCCCTGCTGGACGCCCTGCGCAAGGACTTCGCCGACCACGGCCTCGACCTGCCGGTCTACTGGGGCAACCGCAACTGGGCGCCGTACCTGACGGACACCCTGCGCGAGATGGTCCGCGACGGGCGCCGCCGCGTCCTGGTCCTCGCCACCAGCGCCTACGCCTCCTACTCGGGCTGCCGCCAGTACCGCGAGAACCTCGCCGACGCACTCGCGGCCCTGGAGAGCGAGGGCCTGGAGCTGCCCCGGGTCGACAAGCTGCGGCACTACTTCAACCACCCGGGCTTCCTGGAGCCCATGATCGACGGGGTGCTCCGCTCTCTCGCCGAGCTCGACGAGGACGTCCGGGACGGGGCGCACCTCGCCTTCTCGACCCACTCGATCCCGACGGCCTCCGCCGACACCTCCGGGCCCGCCCGGGACCACGGCGACGGCGGCGCCTACGTCCGGCAGCACCTGGACGCGGCGAAGCTGATCGCGGACGCCGTCCGGGAGCGCACCGGCGTCGACCACCCCTGGCAGCTCGTCTACCAGTCGCGGTCCGGCGCCCCGCACATCCCGTGGCTGGAGCCCGACATCTGCGACCACCTGGAGGAGCGGCACGCGGCCGGTGTCCCGGCCGTCGTGATCGCGCCCATCGGGTTCGTCTCCGACCACATGGAGGTCCTGTACGACCTCGACACGGAGGCGAGGGCGAAGGCCGAGGAGCTGGGGCTGCCGATGCGCCGCTCGGCCACCGTCGGTGCCGACCCCCGGTTCGCCGCCGCCGTCCGCGAACTCATCGTGGAGCGGGCCGCCGCCGAGCGCGGGCAGGAGGTCACCCCGTGCGCCCTCGGCGCCCTCGGGGCGAGCCACGACCTCTGCCCGGTCGGCTGCTGCCCGGCCCGCGCCCCCCGGCCCGCCGCGGCGGGCGCCGACAGCACCTACGCGTGA
- a CDS encoding EcsC family protein codes for MTGSTPPWKRRFSKRKADEGPMEGPQYGVRDDERGRAGTGAASLEPVADRGDLPASADVPAPVARRRAGAIREKARESARKGGARARAGLAYLTDRIIELSPRIPVRDLATLRRQFPGLGPEELADKLVAGAASATATVGAGIGAAAMLPVPPALPTELAAEVTGVAAIELKLIAELHEVYGARPPGNLKQRSTAYLDSWSGERGIDATKPSTLSVALNSRMKRELRQRIMKRMVRSMPNLIPFLVGAAVGAAMNRSETRKLAARIREDLRRIQVPWEALEALPALERPADALEMGEITSDPLGRREDAKHDIEGDDKHDGR; via the coding sequence GTGACTGGCTCGACCCCTCCCTGGAAGCGCCGCTTCTCCAAGCGGAAAGCGGACGAAGGGCCGATGGAAGGCCCGCAGTACGGCGTGCGTGACGACGAGCGAGGCCGGGCCGGCACGGGGGCGGCCTCGCTCGAACCGGTCGCGGACCGGGGTGACCTCCCGGCGTCCGCGGACGTCCCCGCGCCCGTCGCCCGACGGCGGGCGGGGGCGATCCGGGAGAAGGCCAGGGAGAGCGCCCGCAAGGGCGGTGCCCGGGCCCGGGCGGGGCTCGCGTACCTCACCGACCGGATCATCGAACTCTCACCGCGGATCCCCGTGCGGGACCTGGCGACGCTGCGCAGGCAGTTCCCGGGCCTCGGACCGGAAGAGCTCGCGGACAAACTCGTGGCGGGCGCGGCGAGCGCGACGGCGACGGTCGGAGCGGGCATCGGCGCGGCCGCGATGCTTCCCGTACCACCCGCGCTGCCGACGGAACTGGCCGCCGAGGTCACCGGCGTCGCCGCGATCGAGCTGAAGCTGATCGCCGAACTCCACGAGGTCTACGGCGCGCGACCGCCCGGCAACCTCAAGCAGCGCAGCACCGCGTATCTCGACTCGTGGTCGGGGGAGCGCGGGATCGACGCCACCAAGCCGTCGACGCTGAGCGTGGCGCTGAACAGCCGCATGAAGCGGGAGCTGCGGCAGCGGATCATGAAGCGGATGGTCCGCAGCATGCCGAACCTGATCCCGTTCCTGGTGGGCGCAGCCGTCGGGGCGGCCATGAACCGCAGCGAGACGAGAAAGCTCGCCGCCCGGATCCGCGAGGACCTGCGCAGGATTCAGGTGCCCTGGGAGGCCCTGGAGGCGCTTCCCGCACTGGAACGTCCGGCGGACGCCCTGGAGATGGGCGAGATCACCAGCGACCCTCTGGGCCGCCGCGAGGACGCGAAGCACGACATCGAGGGCGACGACAAGCACGACGGGCGCTGA
- the sepH gene encoding septation protein SepH, which yields MPELRVVAVSNDGTRLVLKAADSTEYTLPIDERLRAAVRGDRPRLGQIEIEVESHLRPRDIQARIRAGATAEEVAQMAGIPVDRVRRFEGPVLAERAFMAERARKTPVRRPGENSGPPLGEAVQERLMVRGVDKDTVQWDSWRRDDGTWEVLLVYRVASEPHSASWTYDPPRRLVQAVDDEARMLIGETDDLAAPEPSFPFVPRIARLPRDRPLDRPVERERPALPAQASEPLEESTTATGERDSLTSLLEAVPSFRGDLVVPERPVAEPEDEEPLVVEPEEEEPPAPAASAGSAYADVLMPRSVGSHRDRLIGSTDRQAEADGVRPGRRAAVPSWDEIVFGTRRKKQE from the coding sequence ATGCCCGAACTGCGTGTCGTGGCCGTCTCGAATGACGGCACACGGCTGGTGCTGAAGGCTGCGGACAGCACGGAGTACACGCTTCCGATCGACGAACGGCTCCGCGCCGCCGTGCGCGGCGACCGTCCCCGCCTCGGCCAGATCGAGATCGAGGTGGAGAGCCATCTCCGCCCCCGCGACATCCAGGCGCGTATACGAGCCGGCGCGACCGCGGAAGAGGTCGCGCAAATGGCAGGCATCCCCGTCGACCGGGTGCGCCGCTTCGAGGGCCCGGTGCTCGCCGAGCGTGCGTTCATGGCCGAGCGGGCCCGCAAGACCCCGGTCCGCCGCCCCGGCGAGAACTCCGGCCCGCCGCTGGGCGAGGCCGTGCAGGAGCGGCTGATGGTGCGCGGTGTCGACAAGGACACCGTCCAGTGGGACTCGTGGCGTCGTGACGACGGCACGTGGGAGGTTCTGCTGGTCTACCGCGTCGCGAGCGAGCCGCACTCGGCGAGCTGGACCTACGACCCGCCCCGGCGGCTCGTCCAGGCCGTCGACGACGAGGCACGCATGCTCATCGGCGAGACCGACGACCTGGCCGCGCCCGAGCCCAGCTTCCCGTTCGTCCCGCGGATCGCCCGGCTGCCGCGCGACCGGCCGCTGGACCGGCCCGTCGAGCGCGAGCGGCCCGCCCTGCCCGCGCAGGCGTCCGAACCGCTCGAGGAGAGCACGACCGCGACGGGCGAGCGGGACTCGCTGACCAGCCTGCTGGAGGCGGTGCCGAGCTTCCGCGGCGATCTGGTGGTGCCGGAGCGCCCGGTAGCGGAGCCCGAGGACGAGGAGCCCCTCGTCGTCGAGCCCGAGGAGGAGGAGCCCCCGGCCCCCGCCGCCTCGGCCGGCTCCGCGTACGCGGACGTCCTCATGCCGCGCTCCGTCGGCAGCCACCGCGACCGGCTCATCGGCTCCACCGACCGCCAGGCCGAGGCCGACGGCGTCCGTCCGGGTCGCAGAGCCGCCGTCCCGAGCTGGGACGAGATCGTGTTCGGGACGCGCCGCAAGAAGCAGGAATAG
- a CDS encoding inositol monophosphatase family protein has protein sequence MTDPLHSDLLDLAQEAARRAGALLRDGRPADLAVAATKSSPIDVVTEMDIAAEKLITGLIAERRPDDGILGEEGASTEGTSGIRWVVDPLDGTVNYLYGLPTWSVSIAAEQDGETVVGVVTAPMRGETFHAVRGGGAWATGAWDGERRLACRPAPPLDQALVSTGFNYVTEVRTHQAEVAQRLIPLLRDIRRGGSAAVDLCDLAAGRLDGYYERGLHAWDLAAGDLIAREAGALTGGRPGERPSGDLTVAGTPGVFEPFQRLLEDFGAWHD, from the coding sequence GTGACCGACCCCCTGCACTCGGACCTGCTCGACCTCGCCCAGGAGGCCGCCCGCCGCGCCGGCGCCCTGCTGCGGGACGGGCGCCCGGCCGACCTGGCGGTCGCCGCGACCAAGTCCAGCCCCATCGACGTCGTCACGGAGATGGACATCGCGGCCGAGAAGCTGATCACCGGCCTGATCGCCGAGCGCCGCCCGGACGACGGCATCCTCGGCGAGGAGGGCGCCTCCACGGAGGGCACCAGCGGCATCCGCTGGGTCGTCGACCCGCTCGACGGCACGGTCAACTACCTGTACGGGCTGCCCACCTGGTCCGTCTCCATCGCCGCCGAGCAGGACGGCGAGACCGTCGTCGGAGTGGTCACGGCCCCGATGCGCGGCGAGACGTTCCACGCCGTGCGCGGCGGCGGCGCCTGGGCCACGGGAGCCTGGGACGGCGAGCGCCGGCTGGCCTGCCGCCCCGCGCCGCCCCTGGACCAGGCGCTGGTCTCGACGGGCTTCAACTACGTCACCGAGGTCCGCACCCACCAGGCCGAGGTCGCCCAGCGGCTGATCCCGCTGCTGCGCGACATCCGGCGCGGCGGCTCGGCCGCGGTCGACCTGTGCGACCTGGCCGCGGGACGCCTCGACGGCTACTACGAGCGCGGTCTGCACGCCTGGGACCTGGCGGCGGGTGACCTCATCGCCCGGGAGGCGGGCGCCCTGACCGGTGGACGCCCCGGAGAACGCCCGTCGGGTGATCTGACGGTCGCGGGGACCCCGGGTGTCTTCGAACCCTTCCAGCGCCTCCTGGAGGACTTCGGCGCGTGGCACGACTGA
- a CDS encoding DUF4193 domain-containing protein — protein sequence MATDYDTPRKTDDDVDSDSLEELKARRNDKSASAVDVDEFEAAEGLELPGADLSNEELAVRVLPKQQDEFTCMSCFLVHHRSQLAREKNGQPICRDCD from the coding sequence ATGGCAACCGATTACGACACTCCACGCAAGACCGACGACGACGTTGACTCGGACAGCCTCGAAGAGCTGAAGGCTCGACGGAACGACAAGTCGGCTTCCGCAGTGGACGTCGACGAATTCGAGGCCGCCGAAGGCCTCGAGCTGCCCGGAGCCGATCTCTCGAACGAGGAACTGGCCGTCCGGGTGCTCCCGAAGCAGCAGGACGAGTTCACGTGCATGAGCTGCTTCCTGGTGCACCACCGCAGCCAGCTGGCCCGGGAGAAGAACGGCCAGCCGATCTGCCGCGACTGCGACTGA